In Planctomycetaceae bacterium, the following proteins share a genomic window:
- a CDS encoding NTP transferase domain-containing protein — MTAPVSVILAAGKSTRMKSEVPKVLHRVCGRMMIDYVLDAARAAGVAKHIVVVGHKADMVRDALSHHEDVEFAEQVEQKGTGHAVMMCESQLRNHQGSVLILAGDTPLLKGTSLKALLDAQQQAGAACVIGTADTAANDGLGRVVRNASGEFECIVEHKDATELQRQITEINTGCYAFSTPLLLDSLHQLKPNNVQAEYYLTDCPGILMNAGHRVTASCSLTIEEALGVNTRAQLSEVRSSIQREILHDLMVSGVTIEMPEQTSIEHGVLIGRDTVIRPFTVIDSGTVIGQNCSVGPHVWLKAGTNLPDETIQS, encoded by the coding sequence ATGACTGCTCCTGTTTCGGTGATTCTGGCTGCTGGCAAAAGTACGCGAATGAAGTCGGAAGTGCCCAAGGTACTTCATCGTGTCTGTGGTCGGATGATGATCGACTATGTTCTGGATGCCGCGCGAGCCGCCGGTGTAGCAAAGCATATTGTCGTGGTCGGGCACAAAGCCGATATGGTTAGAGATGCCCTGTCGCATCATGAAGATGTCGAATTTGCCGAACAGGTTGAGCAAAAAGGCACGGGCCACGCAGTGATGATGTGCGAATCACAACTCAGGAATCATCAGGGCTCGGTCCTGATTCTTGCTGGTGATACGCCCTTGTTGAAGGGGACATCGCTCAAAGCGCTGCTGGATGCTCAACAGCAAGCTGGCGCGGCCTGTGTGATTGGAACTGCCGATACAGCCGCCAATGATGGTTTGGGTCGGGTCGTGCGAAATGCGAGCGGCGAATTTGAATGTATCGTCGAACATAAAGATGCCACCGAGCTGCAACGACAGATCACAGAGATCAACACGGGCTGTTATGCATTCAGCACGCCACTCTTACTGGATTCACTTCATCAACTGAAGCCGAACAATGTTCAGGCAGAATACTATCTGACTGATTGCCCCGGAATTCTGATGAATGCCGGGCACAGGGTAACAGCCAGCTGCAGTCTGACGATCGAAGAGGCACTCGGCGTGAATACCCGCGCGCAGTTGTCCGAAGTTCGGTCCAGTATTCAACGCGAAATCCTGCATGACCTTATGGTTTCCGGGGTGACTATCGAGATGCCCGAGCAAACCAGCATCGAACATGGGGTGCTAATCGGACGAGACACCGTGATACGGCCATTTACCGTTATCGATTCCGGCACCGTGATTGGTCAGAACTGTTCTGTAGGACCACACGTATGGCTGAAGGCCGGAACAAATCTTCCGGACGAGACCATTCAGTCATAA